The following are encoded together in the Microcaecilia unicolor chromosome 12, aMicUni1.1, whole genome shotgun sequence genome:
- the TLCD5 gene encoding transmembrane protein 136 — translation MTSLLLQVACSLGGWFALYASFCQLNKHHSYEWNCRLVTVIHGVIIISFTAYVGFIDGPWPFTHPGSPNTALQVQVLCLSLGYFIFDLCWCVYFQTEKALMLVHHILSILGINMVLVLGESGAEVNAVIFGSEITNPLLQARWFLRQRGNYDSFTGDVVDFLFVVLFTGVRIGVGAWLLFCELLSVKPRWYVKLGGVAMYMVSWGFMISIWRFAWKKSAKKYQSWRNQRAVDPHLTNGHFKMQ, via the exons ATGACCTCACTCCTGCTTCAGGTGGCCTGCAGTCTCGGTGGCTGGTTCGCTTTGTATGCCTCATTCTGCCAGCTTAATAAACATCACAGTTATGAGTGGAACTGCCGACTAGTCACTGTCATCCATGGGGTTATCATCATCTCCTTTACAGCATATGTTGGATTCATTGATGGCCCATGGCCTTTCACCCATCCAG GCTCTCCAAATACTGCTCTTCAGGTACAAGTGCTTTGTCTGAGTCTGGGTTACTTCATCTTCGATCTTTGCTGGTGTGTGTATTTTCAGACAGAAAAAGCCCTGATGCTGGTTCATCACATTTTGAGCATTTTGGGGATCAATATGGTGTTGGTCTTGGGAGAATCCGGTGCAGAGGTTAATGCTGTTATCTTTGGCAGTGAAATTACCAACCCATTACTGCAAGCTCGCTGGTTTCTAAGACAAAGAGGGAACTATGACAGCTTCACAGGAGATGTGGTGGACTTCCTATTTGTGGTTCTCTTCACTGGAGTGCGCATTGGTGTAGGGGCATGGCTTCTTTTCTGTGAACTCCTCTCTGTAAAGCCTAGATGGTACGTTAAGCTCGGAGGTGTGGCTATGTACATGGTCTCCTGGGGTTTTATGATCAGCATTTGGCGTTTTGCTTGGAAAAAAAGTGCAAAGAAATACCAGTCTTGGAGGAACCAAAGGGCTGTAGACCCACATTTAACTAATGGACATTTCAAAATGCAGTAA